A region from the Muribaculum gordoncarteri genome encodes:
- a CDS encoding 2-amino-4-hydroxy-6-hydroxymethyldihydropteridine diphosphokinase, which translates to MNAFVVSIGSNVIEREAMMSRTVKWLEEQFDDVRVSEIYETPEYSRRYDPYFNCVASASTRMSLDDAVKLMKEWEMKCGRTPQSKITGKVVIDLDIVIWNDSVVRPKELSRDYFLRGYRMMFQ; encoded by the coding sequence ATGAACGCCTTTGTCGTAAGCATCGGAAGCAATGTCATCGAGCGTGAAGCGATGATGTCACGCACTGTCAAGTGGCTTGAAGAGCAATTTGACGATGTAAGGGTGTCCGAGATTTACGAAACCCCTGAGTACAGCAGGCGTTACGATCCCTATTTTAATTGTGTGGCTTCGGCATCGACCCGCATGTCGCTGGACGATGCTGTAAAGCTGATGAAGGAGTGGGAGATGAAGTGCGGGCGCACACCTCAGTCCAAGATTACCGGAAAAGTGGTGATTGACCTCGACATAGTAATTTGGAATGACTCGGTCGTGAGGCCCAAGGAGTTGTCACGCGACTATTTCTTGCGCGGCTATCGCATGATGTTTCAGTAA
- a CDS encoding DUF4249 domain-containing protein produces MSRIRLIIQLIVTTALVTACTSTIDIDENGSQVLVLNSLVTPDATISASITRTWNHSENRPDVTQDDAVVILSLNGQISSLMTFDAESKLYTSPVTAHEGDIITITASHSDYPSVSGTSEIPKKVEIESMEGRVQKLIDTNHIIIDPDNQTRYGYLYRIYYTLSFNDPEGSDDYYYLALNGTTGGADEDFDLSIDDIFSSNESILDESFSAGNRIPLFRDISSDGETIHLSFIHNLRTSDTIDKIEEKVTLHHISKDYYTYLMSVHRSHSGINSILGNLGLANPVKVYTNINGGVGIMASAAGCSKSIVLETE; encoded by the coding sequence ATGTCACGAATAAGACTCATCATACAACTCATCGTAACCACTGCACTCGTCACGGCATGCACATCGACTATCGACATCGATGAAAACGGCTCACAGGTGCTTGTGCTTAACTCGCTCGTCACCCCCGACGCAACAATATCGGCAAGCATAACGCGCACATGGAACCACAGCGAGAACCGCCCCGATGTAACGCAGGATGACGCGGTAGTGATATTGAGCTTAAACGGACAGATTTCATCGCTGATGACATTTGATGCCGAGTCGAAGCTATACACCTCACCCGTAACGGCTCATGAAGGTGACATAATAACAATCACGGCGTCACACTCCGACTACCCTTCGGTATCGGGCACTTCGGAAATTCCCAAGAAAGTGGAAATTGAGTCAATGGAAGGCCGCGTACAGAAACTTATCGACACCAATCACATAATAATCGATCCCGACAACCAAACGAGGTACGGCTACCTCTACCGAATCTACTACACATTGAGTTTCAACGACCCCGAGGGAAGCGACGACTACTACTATCTCGCCCTAAACGGAACCACGGGTGGGGCCGACGAGGACTTCGACCTGTCAATTGACGACATATTCTCATCCAACGAGTCGATTCTCGATGAATCATTCTCGGCGGGCAACAGAATACCATTGTTTCGTGACATATCGTCGGACGGAGAAACGATACACCTGAGTTTCATCCACAATCTGCGTACATCCGACACTATAGACAAAATCGAGGAAAAGGTGACGCTACACCACATAAGCAAGGACTACTACACCTATCTGATGTCGGTACACCGCTCTCACTCGGGCATAAACAGCATCCTCGGCAACCTCGGACTTGCCAACCCGGTGAAGGTCTACACCAACATCAACGGCGGTGTAGGCATCATGGCCTCGGCGGCCGGATGCTCCAAAAGCATAGTGCTTGAAACTGAATAA
- a CDS encoding TonB-dependent receptor, whose product MRNRLALLLILTLAAVASAAGRITINVNSQPIKEVLKEVKAQSGINLIYITSDIPDRKITLHLEDATLKECLDAILKDTRVTYSVKDNNIILRREAVLSPKRVISGFVREEESGEAAIGAIVRDANSGAFTTSNSNGFYSLPVTSSEADINVTLTGYTPISIRLDSLKLDNRLDITLTPSGKLDEVIIVGDKNSELTFESPVIGNLSMNRYSITSTPTLFGESDIIKSLQFQPGVIPGVEGFSGLQVHGGSDDQNMYLLDNVPLYQVNHLAGMLSSFNTDAINNVDFYKSSFPSRYDGRLSSIIDIRTRDGNLTRRQGSWKIGLTSGSFNIEGPIIKNRMTYTISVRRSWFDLLSIPGIAIYNAAINENKSKIVSRYAFTDFNAKTTYHFNDRSRLHLMVYYGNDFFKGGTKRKHRHDKDLEESSDISTLDWGSFIVSANWNHVYTPQLFGEISMSFSRYNSMLKRKMKYKNTFLNDLISSTTSKIHNLIDDYSLRVNYDWQLTHSHHLNFGVNYTYHVFIPYLTEFIRKVNHNTNTSTTLQYSSHPHEMNLYIDDEWHINRHWAILAGVSLSSWINPGNKDYLKLNPRVSAMYRPIPSLCVKASFTQLSQYNHQLRETALSLPTDMWIPIAGDFKPQKSRKASIGAYYNINNRYMLSMEAYYKRMYNLIDYRDDYYYYPSNTIIYEKLTVGDGKVRGIDMSVRKTFGNITGHISYSMLWNERRFEKKNNGQKFPSAYDNRHKANIVANWRINDRWEINAGWTIMSGNRITLPTKSYNPLPGTNEITGSWENETIDYITSINNYRLPAYHRLDIGANLHVKGVNGKEGVWNFSLYNAYCNMNVIAIRKRMHAPGKGAVYEKLRMIPLIPSVSYTLKF is encoded by the coding sequence ATGCGCAATAGGTTGGCATTGTTGTTGATACTGACCTTGGCAGCCGTAGCTTCGGCCGCCGGGCGTATCACAATCAATGTCAACTCACAACCCATAAAAGAGGTGCTCAAGGAGGTTAAGGCGCAGTCGGGCATCAACCTCATCTACATAACATCGGACATCCCCGACCGCAAGATAACCCTGCATCTCGAAGACGCAACACTGAAAGAGTGCCTTGACGCAATATTAAAGGACACGCGTGTCACTTACAGCGTAAAGGACAACAATATAATACTGCGACGCGAAGCGGTATTAAGCCCCAAACGGGTAATAAGCGGTTTTGTACGTGAGGAGGAATCGGGAGAGGCTGCCATAGGAGCCATCGTGCGTGACGCCAACTCGGGAGCGTTCACCACAAGCAACAGCAATGGCTTTTACAGCCTGCCCGTAACCTCTTCCGAAGCTGACATCAATGTCACGCTCACCGGCTATACCCCCATTTCGATACGCCTCGACTCGCTTAAGCTCGACAATCGACTCGACATAACGCTCACGCCGTCGGGCAAGCTCGACGAGGTAATAATAGTGGGCGACAAGAATTCCGAACTTACATTTGAGTCGCCGGTCATCGGCAACCTCTCCATGAACCGCTATTCGATCACATCGACGCCAACGCTGTTTGGCGAAAGCGACATCATAAAGTCACTTCAGTTCCAACCCGGAGTGATTCCCGGCGTAGAGGGATTTTCCGGGCTGCAGGTACACGGCGGAAGCGACGACCAGAACATGTATCTGCTCGACAACGTGCCGCTTTATCAGGTAAATCACCTCGCAGGGATGTTGTCGTCGTTCAACACCGATGCGATAAACAATGTCGACTTCTACAAGTCATCGTTTCCGTCACGCTACGACGGGCGCCTCTCGTCGATAATCGACATACGCACACGCGACGGCAACCTGACGCGCCGTCAAGGCAGCTGGAAAATAGGATTGACATCGGGAAGCTTCAACATCGAAGGCCCCATAATAAAGAATCGCATGACCTATACGATTTCGGTGCGCCGATCGTGGTTTGACCTGCTGTCGATACCCGGCATAGCCATATATAACGCGGCCATCAATGAAAACAAGAGCAAGATTGTGTCACGTTACGCATTCACCGACTTCAACGCCAAAACCACCTATCACTTCAACGACCGCAGCCGCCTGCACCTGATGGTCTACTACGGCAACGACTTCTTTAAAGGCGGCACCAAACGAAAGCACCGTCACGACAAGGATCTTGAGGAGTCGAGCGACATAAGCACCCTCGACTGGGGCAGCTTCATCGTGTCGGCCAACTGGAATCATGTCTACACTCCACAGCTGTTTGGCGAGATATCGATGTCATTTTCACGTTACAACTCGATGCTGAAGCGTAAGATGAAGTACAAAAACACATTTCTCAACGACCTCATCTCATCGACGACATCCAAAATCCATAATCTCATCGACGACTATTCGCTGCGAGTAAACTACGACTGGCAACTGACTCACAGCCACCATCTGAACTTCGGCGTCAACTACACATATCACGTATTCATCCCCTACCTCACCGAGTTCATCAGGAAAGTCAACCACAACACCAACACCTCCACGACACTTCAGTACAGCTCTCACCCCCATGAGATGAACCTATACATCGACGACGAGTGGCACATTAACCGGCATTGGGCCATATTGGCGGGCGTGTCGCTCAGTTCATGGATCAATCCTGGCAACAAAGACTACCTCAAACTTAATCCGAGGGTATCGGCGATGTATCGTCCGATACCTTCATTGTGTGTGAAGGCTTCGTTCACACAGCTGTCGCAGTACAACCATCAGCTGCGTGAAACAGCCTTGAGTCTTCCTACCGACATGTGGATTCCGATTGCCGGCGACTTCAAGCCGCAGAAGAGCCGCAAGGCATCGATCGGAGCCTATTACAACATCAACAACCGTTACATGCTGTCGATGGAAGCCTACTACAAGCGAATGTACAACCTCATCGACTATCGCGACGACTACTATTACTACCCCTCCAACACCATAATCTATGAAAAGCTGACCGTAGGCGACGGCAAGGTGAGAGGCATCGACATGTCGGTGCGCAAGACCTTCGGCAACATAACGGGACACATCAGCTACAGTATGCTATGGAACGAGCGACGGTTTGAAAAGAAGAACAACGGACAAAAATTTCCATCGGCCTACGACAACCGTCACAAGGCCAACATCGTGGCCAACTGGCGCATAAACGACCGTTGGGAAATAAACGCCGGATGGACGATAATGAGCGGCAACCGCATAACGCTGCCCACCAAGAGCTATAATCCGCTTCCCGGAACCAACGAAATAACAGGCAGCTGGGAGAACGAAACAATAGACTACATCACATCGATCAACAACTACCGACTACCCGCCTATCACCGACTCGACATAGGCGCCAACCTGCACGTAAAAGGTGTCAACGGCAAAGAGGGTGTGTGGAATTTCAGCCTCTACAACGCCTACTGCAACATGAACGTTATCGCGATAAGGAAGCGCATGCATGCTCCAGGCAAAGGTGCCGTTTACGAGAAGCTGCGCATGATTCCACTGATTCCTTCGGTGTCCTACACCCTGAAATTTTAA
- a CDS encoding FecR family protein: MQENNINLTSADERSLQFVARHYRQGAFDAGQAWSKLDIPCTSSYYRRRVIAIAAAVIVIVGSAFVIRHLINSSSSLAEPHPVTLACNDANTTYLLPDDSRVTLTRGAKLTYDMSTFAEKRDITLDGRAFFDVTHNESSPFTVNTDVATVTVLGTRFAVDDESQSTIVQVQEGKVEVTCPSGTATLERGTMAIATDRALKVQAIDDVNAFAWVDGNVEFDNMPLSKIAGTIERVYGVTVTGLPKNDPSLTLYFKGDAQQLVNEINSLLGTQLKIADNAQ, encoded by the coding sequence ATGCAGGAAAATAACATAAATCTCACATCGGCCGACGAACGTTCATTGCAATTTGTAGCCCGTCATTATCGCCAGGGAGCATTCGATGCCGGACAGGCCTGGAGCAAGCTCGACATTCCGTGTACGAGCAGCTACTATCGTCGTCGCGTCATAGCCATAGCGGCTGCCGTAATTGTGATTGTGGGATCGGCATTTGTCATTCGACATCTCATCAATTCGTCATCATCATTGGCTGAACCGCATCCCGTAACGCTGGCTTGCAATGACGCCAACACCACCTATCTGCTTCCCGATGACTCACGTGTCACGCTGACACGCGGAGCCAAGTTGACCTACGACATGTCAACATTTGCCGAAAAGCGTGACATAACGCTTGACGGCCGTGCATTCTTCGATGTAACGCACAACGAGTCGTCGCCATTCACCGTAAACACCGATGTAGCCACAGTGACTGTGCTCGGAACACGATTTGCGGTGGACGATGAGTCACAAAGCACAATCGTGCAGGTGCAGGAGGGAAAAGTGGAGGTGACATGCCCCAGCGGAACCGCGACACTCGAGCGCGGCACAATGGCCATAGCCACCGACAGAGCACTTAAGGTTCAGGCAATCGACGATGTAAACGCATTTGCATGGGTCGACGGCAATGTCGAGTTTGACAACATGCCTCTGAGCAAGATTGCAGGCACAATCGAACGCGTTTACGGAGTCACTGTAACCGGACTCCCCAAAAACGACCCCTCATTAACTCTTTACTTCAAGGGCGATGCTCAACAACTCGTCAACGAAATAAACTCCCTGCTCGGAACACAATTAAAAATAGCGGACAATGCGCAATAG
- a CDS encoding sigma-70 family RNA polymerase sigma factor — MEVRAFELQYRTLYRPLGMYALRITGDIDSAEDVVQESFAQVWESLNRGTEISDLRRYMYTAVRNNALMAMRGSINKVSFDESYSDLPLEEAIDTSERDSRLWGVIDKLPDQCRNVFLMSKRDGMTYAQIAEELNLSVRTVEHHISKALERLRDAVKGAALRIYFWIFC, encoded by the coding sequence ATGGAAGTCCGGGCATTTGAACTTCAGTACCGCACTCTATATCGCCCGCTCGGCATGTATGCCCTGCGAATAACAGGCGACATAGATAGTGCCGAGGATGTAGTTCAGGAAAGTTTCGCCCAGGTGTGGGAAAGCCTCAACCGAGGCACCGAAATATCCGACCTGCGCCGATACATGTACACCGCCGTGCGCAACAACGCATTGATGGCCATGCGCGGCAGCATCAACAAGGTGAGTTTCGACGAATCCTACTCCGACCTGCCGCTTGAAGAGGCCATTGACACCTCGGAGCGTGACTCGCGGCTGTGGGGCGTCATCGACAAGCTGCCCGATCAGTGCCGTAACGTGTTCCTCATGTCGAAGCGCGACGGAATGACCTATGCCCAGATAGCCGAAGAGCTGAATCTATCAGTGCGCACTGTTGAGCATCACATAAGCAAAGCCCTTGAACGACTGCGTGATGCGGTCAAGGGAGCAGCTCTGCGCATATATTTTTGGATTTTTTGTTGA
- the bioB gene encoding biotin synthase BioB, translated as MLERLKKEALNGNPATVDDALKLNESYSADMLADAADEIRIRWCGDVIDTCSIVNARSGRCSEDCKWCAQSRFHNTGIEEYDFVPENEAMRAAMLNETHGIKRYSLVTSGRKVAPRDMSRFCDLYRKLGESTGLYLCASMGLLNRDELMQLKEAGVKRYHCNLETSASYFPSLCSTHTQADKLKTIALAREIGLDVCCGGIIGMGESMRQRLELAEEARNAGAVSIPINILNPIKGTKLEDTPLLSEEEIIRTVALFRFIAPKATLRFAGGRMRLSPESMRRIMRGGMNGALMGDMLTTIGNSVADDKQLFSETGFKEQ; from the coding sequence ATGCTTGAACGATTGAAAAAAGAGGCTCTCAACGGCAATCCGGCAACTGTGGACGATGCTCTGAAGCTGAACGAATCCTATTCTGCCGACATGCTCGCTGACGCAGCCGACGAAATACGCATCCGATGGTGCGGCGATGTCATCGACACCTGCTCGATAGTCAACGCCCGCTCGGGACGATGCAGCGAGGACTGCAAATGGTGCGCGCAGTCACGCTTCCACAATACCGGCATCGAGGAGTATGACTTCGTGCCCGAAAATGAAGCCATGCGCGCCGCAATGCTTAACGAAACCCACGGAATAAAACGATACTCACTCGTGACGAGCGGACGCAAAGTAGCTCCGCGTGACATGTCACGCTTCTGCGACCTCTACCGCAAGTTGGGCGAGTCGACGGGGCTGTACTTGTGTGCATCCATGGGATTGCTCAACCGCGACGAACTGATGCAGCTCAAGGAGGCCGGAGTAAAGCGTTATCACTGCAATCTGGAAACCTCGGCAAGCTACTTCCCCTCGCTTTGCTCCACCCACACCCAAGCCGACAAACTGAAGACAATAGCTCTTGCACGTGAAATAGGACTTGATGTGTGCTGCGGAGGCATAATAGGCATGGGCGAATCGATGCGCCAGCGCCTTGAACTTGCCGAAGAGGCCCGAAATGCCGGTGCGGTATCCATCCCGATCAACATCCTCAACCCCATAAAGGGTACCAAGCTTGAGGACACTCCGCTATTGTCGGAGGAAGAGATAATACGCACCGTAGCACTGTTCCGCTTCATCGCGCCCAAGGCAACCCTGCGCTTTGCCGGAGGACGCATGAGGCTGTCGCCCGAATCGATGCGACGCATAATGCGCGGCGGAATGAACGGTGCGCTCATGGGTGACATGCTCACCACAATAGGCAACAGCGTGGCCGACGACAAGCAACTCTTCAGTGAAACCGGCTTTAAGGAACAATAG
- a CDS encoding ABC transporter permease, which produces MKQLYYSWRAMSGPGNSNAIKIISVALGLLMTILLMSRMALNHSFDTCYDNHRQLYQLWMQYTINGNTLDRQQQCLGKLAGAIYEELPEMVVAATTTNRNMGQGLFRGDTKFSEKAIAADSLFFKTMGIEVLKGDPVTDLAQKDVVYLSESYALMIFGGDDPIGEVLKYNNEWELTVKGIYRDLPDNVTAPHKAVISMPTLWSRERGNYSWNGGDSWPEFIRVADGVDPVELNRRINEMLQKNLPDTESLQLVIDAAPLTDTYMSNDEVRRMDRIMLVLSLALLFITTLNYVLITIASLSKRAKSIGIHKCNGAGSPTIFSMFIIETLMVLGCALVLMVILTLVFGDMIKDTINITPKQMLEPSRLWVPISIMLIFVLIGGIIPGRIFSRIPVSNIFRRFSSRRNPWTRTLLCVEFAGVTFIVCMMTVAALQYHEVMNHDLGYNPERVVIAEVPGQTAKEVDAAYNALRDLPVIEGLSASYYNPVWGYSGMMVSDNSGNDLFSSRYDDCINGYIDFMGMTLIKGREPRDDNEIAVNEEFARLMNWGDDIVGRIVPESSKIAKHPVTVTGLLRDFNIGGFFEEPMPYLMFYNRYFYPTMYLRVKEPFKQNFLQLEESMKELFPAYDIEFSLMEKEISDTYENVRQFRNATVMACVVILFITLMGFIGYIRNEVQRRGKEIAIRKVNGAESHHLFSLLIRDIVSIAVPSIIAGAVAAWFTGKIWLEQFTIEVNFLAGYYILASIAVLVAIVLCVYVMTRKIVNENPVIRLKNE; this is translated from the coding sequence TGACAATCCTGCTCATGTCGCGCATGGCATTGAACCATAGTTTCGACACCTGCTACGACAATCACCGGCAGCTCTATCAGCTGTGGATGCAGTACACCATCAACGGCAATACTCTCGACCGGCAGCAGCAATGTCTGGGAAAACTTGCGGGAGCCATCTACGAGGAACTGCCCGAAATGGTTGTCGCCGCCACGACTACCAACCGCAACATGGGGCAAGGTCTTTTTCGGGGTGACACAAAGTTTTCCGAGAAAGCGATAGCCGCCGACTCACTGTTTTTCAAGACAATGGGCATCGAGGTGTTGAAAGGCGACCCGGTGACCGACCTCGCCCAAAAGGATGTCGTGTACCTGAGCGAAAGTTACGCACTGATGATATTCGGCGGCGACGACCCCATAGGAGAGGTGCTTAAGTACAACAACGAGTGGGAACTCACCGTAAAAGGCATATACCGTGACCTGCCCGACAACGTAACGGCCCCGCATAAAGCCGTTATATCCATGCCCACGCTTTGGAGCCGTGAAAGGGGCAACTACTCATGGAACGGAGGCGACAGCTGGCCCGAATTCATCAGGGTAGCCGACGGTGTCGATCCCGTGGAACTCAACCGCCGCATTAATGAGATGTTGCAGAAAAATCTGCCCGACACCGAGTCGCTGCAGCTCGTAATCGATGCAGCACCGCTCACCGACACCTACATGAGCAACGACGAGGTGAGGCGCATGGACCGCATAATGCTCGTGCTCAGCCTGGCCCTGCTCTTCATCACGACGCTGAACTACGTGCTCATCACAATAGCGTCACTGTCAAAGAGGGCCAAGTCGATAGGCATCCACAAATGCAACGGTGCCGGAAGCCCCACCATATTCAGCATGTTCATCATCGAAACTCTCATGGTGCTCGGCTGCGCGCTTGTGCTCATGGTCATCCTCACACTGGTGTTTGGCGACATGATAAAGGACACTATCAACATCACGCCGAAGCAGATGCTTGAGCCGTCACGGTTGTGGGTACCGATAAGCATAATGCTCATATTCGTGCTCATTGGCGGAATCATACCGGGACGCATATTCAGCCGCATCCCTGTCAGCAACATATTCCGTCGCTTCAGCTCGCGCCGCAATCCGTGGACGCGCACGCTGCTCTGCGTCGAGTTTGCCGGCGTCACATTCATTGTGTGCATGATGACCGTAGCCGCTTTGCAATATCATGAGGTGATGAATCACGACCTCGGCTACAATCCCGAGCGTGTTGTCATAGCCGAGGTGCCGGGACAAACCGCAAAGGAGGTGGATGCGGCCTACAATGCCCTGCGTGACCTGCCCGTGATTGAAGGCCTGAGCGCGTCCTACTACAACCCGGTGTGGGGCTACAGCGGAATGATGGTGTCGGACAATAGCGGCAACGATCTTTTCTCGTCACGTTACGATGACTGCATCAACGGTTACATCGACTTCATGGGCATGACCTTGATTAAAGGTCGCGAGCCGAGGGACGATAACGAAATAGCGGTCAACGAGGAGTTTGCGCGGCTCATGAACTGGGGCGATGACATCGTGGGACGCATCGTGCCCGAAAGCAGCAAAATCGCCAAGCATCCCGTGACAGTAACGGGACTGTTGCGTGACTTCAACATAGGCGGATTCTTTGAAGAACCCATGCCCTACCTGATGTTCTACAACCGATACTTCTACCCGACGATGTATCTGCGCGTAAAGGAGCCGTTCAAGCAAAACTTCCTGCAGCTCGAAGAGTCGATGAAGGAGCTGTTTCCGGCCTACGACATTGAATTCTCACTGATGGAGAAGGAGATATCCGACACTTACGAAAACGTGCGGCAGTTCCGCAACGCCACCGTCATGGCCTGCGTGGTAATCCTCTTCATAACTCTCATGGGATTCATCGGTTACATACGCAACGAAGTGCAGCGCCGAGGCAAGGAGATAGCCATCCGCAAGGTGAACGGAGCCGAGTCACACCACCTGTTCAGCCTGCTCATACGTGACATCGTGTCGATTGCCGTTCCGTCGATAATCGCAGGTGCCGTTGCGGCTTGGTTTACAGGCAAAATATGGCTGGAGCAGTTCACCATTGAAGTCAACTTCCTCGCCGGATACTACATTCTCGCATCGATTGCCGTGCTTGTCGCCATAGTGCTTTGCGTCTATGTCATGACACGAAAAATCGTGAACGAGAATCCTGTAATAAGGCTTAAGAATGAATAA